A section of the Lepus europaeus isolate LE1 chromosome 10, mLepTim1.pri, whole genome shotgun sequence genome encodes:
- the CD63 gene encoding CD63 antigen, translated as MAVEGGMKCVKFLLYVLLLAFCACAVGLIAVGVGAQLVLSQTITHGATPGSLLPVVIIAVGAFLFLVAFVGCCGTCKENYCLMITFAIFLSLIMLVEVAAAIAGYVFRDKVMSEFNKDFRQQMQNYSTDNQTALILDRMQKDFKCCGAANYTDWASIPGMTRERVPDSCCVNVTSGCGVKFNVKDIYVEGCVEKIGLWLRKNVLVVAAAALGIAFVEVLGIVFACCLVKSIRSGYEVM; from the exons ATGGCGGTGGAAGGAGGAATGAAATGTGTCAAGTTCTTGCTCTACGTGCTCCTGCTGGCCTTTTGC GCCTGTGCAGTGGGATTGATTGCCGTGGGTGTGGGGGCGCAGCTCGTCTTGAGTCAGACCATAACCCACGGAGcgactcctggctccctgctgcctgtgGTCATCATCGCTGTGGGGGCCTTCCTCTTCCTGGTGGCCTTTGTGGGCTGCTGTGGAACCTGCAAGGAGAACTATTGTCTGATGATCACG TTTGCCATCTTCCTGTCTCTGATCATGCTGGTGGAGGTGGCCGCTGCCATTGCTGGTTACGTATTTAGAGACAAG GTGATGTCGGAGTTTAATAAGGATTTCCGGCAGCAGATGCAAAATTACTCGACAGACAACCAGACCGCTTTAATCCTGGACAGGATGCAGAAAGAT ttCAAATGTTGTGGGGCTGCTAACTACACGGACTGGGCGTCCATCCCTGGCATGACCAGGGAGCGCGTCCCTGACTCCTGCTGTGTCAACGTCACCTCGGGCTGTGGGGTCAAGTTCAACGTGAAGGACATCTATGTCGAG GGCTGCGTGGAGAAGATTGGGCTGTGGCTGAGGAAAAACGTGTTGGTGGTGGCGGcagcagccctgggcattgcTTTTGTGGAG GTCCTGGGCATTGTCTTTGCCTGCTGCCTTGTGAAGAGCATTCGAAGTGGCTACGAGGTGATGTAG
- the RDH5 gene encoding retinol dehydrogenase 5 codes for MWLLLLLGALLWAGLWLLRDRQSLPSSDTFIFITGCDSGFGRLLALRLDQRGFRVLAGCLTPSGAENLQQVASSRLHTTLLDVTDPQSVQRAATWVKSHVKEAGLFGLVNNAGVAGIIGPTPWLTRDDFHRVLSVNTLGPIGVTLALLPLLQQARGRVVNVSSVLGRLAANGGGYCVSKFGLEAFSDSLRRDVAPFGVRVSIVEPGFFRTPVTNLESLDSGLQACWARLPAATQAQYGETFLTKYLTVQRRIMNLICDPDLTKVSKCLEHALTARHPRTRYSPGWDAKLLWLPASYLPASLVDAMLTWVLPKPAQTVY; via the exons ATgtggctgctcctgctgctgggtGCCTTGctctgggcagggctgtggctgctcAGGGACCGGCAGAGCCTGCCCAGCAGTGACACCTTCATCTTCATCACCGGCTGTGACTCAGGCTTCGGGCGCCTTCTGGCACTGCGACTGGACCAGAGGGGCTTCCGGGTCCTGGCCGGCTGCCTCACTCCCTCTGGGGCAGAGAACCTACAGCAGGTGGCCTCCTCCCGCCTCCACACCACGCTGCTGGATGTCACTGACCCCCAGAGTGTGCAGCGGGCAGCCACGTGGGTGAAGTCACATGTTAAGGAAGCAG GGCTCTTTGGGCTGGTGAATAACGCTGGCGTGGCCGGGATCATCGGGCCCACACCATGGCTGACACGAGACGACTTCCACCGCGTGCTGAGTGTGAACACGTTGGGTCCCATCGGGGTCACTCTtgccctgctgcccctgctgcaGCAGGCCCGGGGCCGGGTGGTGAACGTCAGCAGCGTCCTGGGCCGCCTGGCAGCCAACGGTGGGGGCTACTGTGTCTCCAAGTTTGGCCTGGAGGCCTTCTCTGACAGCCTGAG GCGGGACGTGGCTCCTTTTGGGGTCCGAGTCTCCATCGTGGAGCCTGGCTTCTTCCGAACCCCTGTGACCAACCTGGAGAGCCTGGACAGCGGCCTGCAGGCCTGCTGGGCACGGCTGCCCGCAGCCACACAGGCCCAGTACGGGGAGACCTTCCTCACCAAGT ATCTGACAGTGCAGCGGCGCATCATGAACCTGATCTGTGACCCGGACCTCACCAAGGTGAGCAAGTGCCTGGAGCACGCCCTGACTGCTCGTCACCCTCGAACCCGCTACAGCCCGGGCTGGGACGCCAAGCTGCTCTGGCTGCCGGCCTCCTACCTGCCGGCCAGCCTGGTGGACGCCATGCTCACCTGGGTCCTTCCAAAGCCTGCCCAGACTGTCTACTGA